A region of Anaerolineales bacterium DNA encodes the following proteins:
- a CDS encoding D-2-hydroxyacid dehydrogenase: MPLSMNTKHHLLILSQHDEIYKQLIACEQLPGLLVSAVKEPIKIVHTGEPIDIIFGEPSLISEVLPNMPAVHWVQSTWAGVEPLLVPGMRQDYQLTNARNVYGQAMVEYVFGYLLMIERKILVRWQSQLTEKWDNRPNGTLREKTLGLLGVGSIGSQLANTAHDFGMQVFGYTRQSEDCPAVDRYFHGEELTEFACGLDYLVCCLPGTPATFHLINEGFLSSLPPKAWLLNIGRGSTIDETALIRGLSDYQLAGAVLDVNAVEPLPAGHPLWSTPNTYLTFHSAAQNYPPDIAKIFIENYRRSIEGKPLLYQVDFIRGY, from the coding sequence TTGCCTCTTTCGATGAATACTAAACATCATTTACTCATTTTGTCACAACACGATGAGATCTATAAGCAATTGATTGCTTGTGAACAACTGCCCGGTTTATTGGTCAGTGCAGTAAAAGAACCAATAAAAATAGTCCATACAGGCGAACCTATCGACATTATTTTTGGTGAACCTTCGTTGATAAGCGAAGTATTACCCAATATGCCTGCAGTTCATTGGGTTCAATCGACCTGGGCAGGCGTGGAACCATTGCTGGTGCCTGGTATGCGGCAGGATTATCAGCTCACAAATGCTCGTAATGTATATGGTCAGGCGATGGTAGAGTATGTTTTTGGCTATTTGCTAATGATCGAGCGGAAAATTCTGGTTCGCTGGCAGTCACAACTGACTGAAAAGTGGGATAACCGGCCGAATGGGACTCTGCGGGAAAAAACCTTAGGATTACTTGGTGTAGGAAGCATCGGATCCCAACTGGCAAATACCGCTCATGATTTTGGTATGCAAGTATTTGGGTACACCAGGCAAAGTGAAGATTGCCCGGCAGTGGATCGATATTTCCATGGAGAGGAATTGACCGAATTTGCTTGTGGGTTAGATTATTTGGTGTGCTGTCTACCGGGTACCCCGGCAACATTTCATCTAATAAATGAAGGATTTCTTTCTAGTTTACCGCCCAAGGCATGGTTGTTGAACATCGGTAGAGGCAGTACAATAGACGAGACAGCATTGATCCGGGGATTAAGTGACTATCAGCTGGCAGGTGCTGTGTTGGATGTGAACGCGGTGGAGCCACTTCCTGCCGGGCATCCGTTATGGTCAACACCAAATACCTACCTCACATTCCATAGTGCTGCCCAAAATTATCCACCGGATATTGCCAAGATATTTATCGAGAACTATCGCCGCTCTATTGAAGGAAAACCACTTTTATATCAGGTTGATTTCATCCGTGGGTATTGA
- a CDS encoding AAA family ATPase — MQDNRTINDILTQPKSVEELDIPQNILIDILLRLLYTEGYVDFKRMSQVMRVPHALEQVLDWLRKEHLIEVSQSSTSYGPLNYIYKLTGAGEDRAREAMDRCKYIGPVPVPVNRYNEAIELQTTGPRMVKPAQVKDTLNELVLPAEFHRKIGPAINSAASLFLYGPPGNGKTTISMQISKLISGTDPIWLPYALTAGGQIIQIYDRLFHQEIEREQKNQLDGRWGLFKRPSVVVGGEMRIEALDLRWDPLANFYEAPLQIKANGGVFLIDDFGRQQASPIELLNRWIMPLENGVDFLRLRTGQTLVIPFRALIIFCTNLDPYNLADEAFFRRIQMKVGIFTPDEASYKQIFKRVCKQLGIYFDQESYQHLIDRWYHQSDRPYQAVHPRDILTILRALCVYEEKAIYLSPELIDEACEIYFVKH, encoded by the coding sequence GAAATCTGTAGAAGAGCTGGATATCCCCCAAAATATCTTAATTGACATCCTTCTTCGCCTGTTGTACACCGAAGGATATGTGGATTTCAAGCGTATGTCACAGGTGATGAGGGTTCCGCACGCATTGGAGCAGGTGTTAGACTGGTTACGTAAGGAACACTTGATCGAAGTATCTCAATCTTCAACCTCCTATGGCCCGTTGAATTACATCTATAAGCTGACTGGGGCTGGTGAAGATCGTGCCCGTGAGGCCATGGATCGCTGCAAGTATATCGGGCCAGTGCCTGTGCCAGTGAACCGATATAATGAAGCGATTGAGTTGCAGACCACTGGTCCGCGTATGGTAAAACCTGCCCAGGTTAAGGATACACTCAATGAATTGGTGTTACCAGCTGAATTTCACCGAAAAATCGGTCCAGCGATAAATTCTGCTGCGTCGTTATTCCTGTATGGTCCTCCTGGAAATGGGAAGACCACCATCTCCATGCAGATCTCGAAATTGATCAGTGGCACCGATCCAATTTGGTTGCCTTATGCATTGACTGCAGGCGGGCAGATTATCCAAATTTATGATCGATTGTTCCACCAGGAGATTGAACGAGAGCAAAAAAATCAGCTAGATGGGCGTTGGGGATTATTTAAACGGCCATCTGTTGTGGTCGGTGGTGAGATGAGGATCGAGGCACTCGACCTTCGGTGGGATCCGCTAGCGAATTTTTATGAAGCTCCATTACAAATAAAAGCGAATGGAGGAGTTTTTTTGATTGATGATTTCGGCCGGCAACAGGCCAGTCCAATCGAGCTATTGAATCGCTGGATCATGCCATTGGAAAATGGTGTGGATTTTCTACGTTTACGCACCGGACAGACCCTGGTCATACCGTTCCGAGCACTGATCATTTTCTGTACGAACCTCGACCCGTACAACCTGGCCGATGAAGCCTTTTTCCGCCGGATTCAAATGAAGGTCGGAATTTTTACCCCCGATGAAGCATCATACAAGCAAATCTTTAAACGTGTTTGCAAGCAACTGGGAATTTATTTCGATCAAGAGAGTTATCAGCACCTGATCGATCGTTGGTACCATCAAAGTGACAGGCCCTATCAAGCAGTTCATCCGAGAGACATCTTAACCATCCTCAGAGCACTATGTGTTTATGAGGAAAAAGCAATATATTTATCTCCTGAGTTGATTGATGAGGCCTGCGAGATATATTTCGTAAAACATTGA